The DNA region GCCCGGGTCATCACCCGGATAGCGCACGAGATCGTCGAGCGCGCCAAGGGCGCGGAGGACGTCGTGCTGCTCGGCATCCACACCCGGGGAGTGCACCTCGCCCGCCGCCTGCACGGCCGGCTGGCCCAGATCACCGGGAGCGAGATCCCGCTGGGCACCCTGGACATCACCATGTACCGGGACGACCTGCGGCTGAAGCCCGCCCGCGCCCTGGAGCACACCGAGATCCCGCCCGGCGGCATCGACGGCAAGCTCGTCATCCTCGTCGACGACGTGCTCTTCTCCGGCCGCACCATCCGCGCCGCGCTCGACGCGCTGAACG from Kitasatospora cathayae includes:
- the pyrR gene encoding bifunctional pyr operon transcriptional regulator/uracil phosphoribosyltransferase PyrR, with translation MTTHQEPTPRPPHQVLDGTDIARVITRIAHEIVERAKGAEDVVLLGIHTRGVHLARRLHGRLAQITGSEIPLGTLDITMYRDDLRLKPARALEHTEIPPGGIDGKLVILVDDVLFSGRTIRAALDALNDIGRPRAVQLAVLVDRGHRELPIRADYVGKNLPTSLREAVQVRLADTDGVDAVLVGDRDYTARSSQALASQPTEPHLPE